Below is a window of Pochonia chlamydosporia 170 chromosome 7, whole genome shotgun sequence DNA.
AGTTGCGGGGCAGGAGACGAAGGGTCCTCGGAAGTCTGTCGCCGATCGAGGGACAGCTGAAGGCGCGGGCAGTTATGTTCGTAGCCCGTGACGTGGTGCAAATTGAAACTTGAACACCGAATGAACTAAGGGTACGCCTGCCGATTGAACGGGTAAAGTTGCCGTGGTGAGCAGCGTTGCCTAATTTTGGTCAACTTGGTGAACACTGGATatgccgaggaggaaataCACCGTGGTCGACACTACAGCTGTTTTGTGAGCCAGAATGAACAGAGAGGGAGGAGTGGAATTACGAGGCGAGTTCATTATTATCTATGCATTGAATATATGTGGTCTCTTCGACCGTTTACCAACTATCAAGGGCTAGCGGCTGCCTCTAACCAAGATTTGCAAATGGCATGTCAGAAACAGCGGACAACTCGTGGCCTGCACCCAAAACTCTGGATGACTTACGTCTCCCCGGTGCTGCCGCTCCATGATTATCTGCGACCACGTCTGCCTCATCGTCAGCCTGCTCGATGCGGCGCATTGCTGGTGACTCCAGTTCAATCGCATTGGTTGCTGAACAAGCCAGATTCCACCAGAATTCTTGTCAATCGCACTCGCATCACAGGGCTAGATCCACCCTCGGGCCCTGAGCAGCCACTACCCGTGGCCCTATGGTTGTTGCCCAATAGCAGCCTGGTGTTGCCTGTGGGTGCTGACGCGGCCACTGTGATCCCCCTGCCACCCACAtgcatcatcctcctcatgtCCAGTCACATCCAACCGACTCTGGTGATACCATCCCATTCCCGTCTTCGTCCCGTCGCCATCGTCAGGCACGGTCATTCCAAGCCTTGACGAATGACCCTATCCATGCCCAAGTCTAAGCCCTGCTTCTATTCCTGTCTTGCTCCATATGAAATCATCGTACATATCCCTTACCCAGGGATGGCCATGGCGCTCTGTGCGAGGCAAGCAGAATCCTCGGGGTATCATCGTTCGGATGGGACTCCGAGGTGGAAATCAGCATCCTCCTGCTTGTAGTGGTCTGCAATTAAGCTGGCGAGGTGATCGCGTGAGTGGGTACCCCTATAAGTTTTGAGTACGGTTAGTTATCAATCTACGATGTGGTTGCGAGCTGCAACACAGCCTGGGTATCCATGCAGTTTCGACTTCACTTACAGATTGGTGACATATGTGTCGATGAACTCGGCTGGCACCAGCTCCGTCACGGGGGTTCGGATTTCCACATTATTGACCATGCTTCCGTCAGCAAAGCTAACAAAGCTTGATGAGTCTCCCCACTCGATAAGCGAACCTTCATCAAAGGGGTTGACAGGGCTAAGCTTGTAAACACCGGCCAAGACCACAACTGCGTTGCCTTGTTCACGCGCGGCTctggcaatggtggcagcTCCAGCATCCGTAACAGCCCCTCCGTTTGCAACAATGCTTCTGGCGCCAAGGATCACCTTGTTAACTCTTGACATGTAAGCCATCAAACCAGAGTTCATGACGTTGATGGCCGTAATGCCACTGCTCGACAGCTTCTTGCGAAAGTTGGCGTATTGTACTTCCTCACTCTGCTTTCGTAAAGGTTCCGTCACAACCAGGACGGTAAATTTGCGCTTGGCCGCTGCACGAAGAACAAAACGCTGGACCGTGGGCGAAGGTTGGTGAACCATGATGTGATCTCCTGGACGAATTTGTACCTCTGCTAAAGCCGCGATTTGGTCATCCACCTGGCTAATTTCGTCCTTAATTTCTTCAATTCCGTCAATAACTTCTGATCGTAGAGCATGGACCTGGCTACTAGTCTGAAATGCACTGCGTGTAGGGGTAGAAGCACCCGACATTCGGTGCGGCGATCCCAGGCCGTCACCAAGGGATGGTGGGGAAGCAGAAAGGAGGTGGAAGAGAGACTTGGGAACATTCACAGAGCTGTACGATGGTACCGGCCCCGGTCTTGTTTGGGATACCGCTGGGTTGGACAGGTAGTCTCCAGCTGAATCTTGTTTCGCGTAGGTTGAGGGCGGCGACTGGAGTAGTGACAGGTTTGCCGGATTCGCGCCGCGAGGAGGAGTCATGGGTGCTTCGCTCTGAGTTTCGCTGGATAGCTCATTTCGATCTTCGACGGCTTCGTCACGGATGAGGGAGAGAATTCGTCGTACAATATTGCCAATGACAAGCTCTTTAGGCTGTGCCTCGACCAGACGTCGACCGATTCGCGTGACATTATCAATGAGGCCGTCAACGTCTTGCCATTTGGATCGAGCAACGACTTGTAGCAGAATATGGGCTGTGGCAACAGCGCATGGTTCGGATCCTCGAATTTGTCTCCTCTTGAGCAAACTACGGGGGTTGTCAGCGTTTGTGTGCGGTGGTATGTCAGAGCTCTCTTGGTGTGGTACGTACGAGATGAGGTTCTCGACGGCAGCCTCCAATGGCTGCCCTCTCAAGGATTTGAGATATTTCTCGAGGTCAGGCGCATAGCCCGGAGTAGCAGATGGCATTTTGACGTCGTTGAAAAGATGCCACTGTTTGATTGTGTCGAAAACCGGGAGTTCCTGAAGGGCAATCTAGCTATTTCGCGACGAGGGGCTGCTTTGAAGTTAGGAAAGAGTGACTCAAAGCGACCACCCTAGCTTCCTTA
It encodes the following:
- a CDS encoding translation initiation factor eIF-2B subunit beta (similar to Verticillium alfalfae VaMs.102 XP_003008918.1), translating into MPSATPGYAPDLEKYLKSLRGQPLEAAVENLISLLKRRQIRGSEPCAVATAHILLQVVARSKWQDVDGLIDNVTRIGRRLVEAQPKELVIGNIVRRILSLIRDEAVEDRNELSSETQSEAPMTPPRGANPANLSLLQSPPSTYAKQDSAGDYLSNPAVSQTRPGPVPSYSSVNVPKSLFHLLSASPPSLGDGLGSPHRMSGASTPTRSAFQTSSQVHALRSEVIDGIEEIKDEISQVDDQIAALAEVQIRPGDHIMVHQPSPTVQRFVLRAAAKRKFTVLVVTEPLRKQSEEVQYANFRKKLSSSGITAINVMNSGLMAYMSRVNKVILGARSIVANGGAVTDAGAATIARAAREQGNAVVVLAGVYKLSPVNPFDEGSLIEWGDSSSFVSFADGSMVNNVEIRTPVTELVPAEFIDTYVTNLGTHSRDHLASLIADHYKQEDADFHLGVPSER